The Leptospira saintgironsiae genome contains a region encoding:
- a CDS encoding DoxX family protein, which translates to MLLSNLVNHFFRIEEGGRYNVIIRILVGGVFIWEGIIKFLFVNQGIGRFTKLGFMHPEMTASFIGGLEILGGTMLVLGILTKPLSFVFIIQMLVAMYLTKLPLLFGTSPLMPPQAPPIFGIWAVLHEIRSEYSQLLGCLFLYLSGPGHFAFDSVLKRRILTT; encoded by the coding sequence ATGCTTTTAAGCAATTTAGTGAATCATTTCTTTCGAATTGAGGAGGGTGGCAGATATAATGTAATTATTCGGATCCTTGTGGGAGGAGTTTTTATCTGGGAAGGAATCATTAAATTCCTCTTTGTAAATCAAGGAATTGGAAGGTTTACTAAGCTAGGATTTATGCATCCGGAGATGACCGCGTCTTTTATTGGAGGTTTGGAAATTTTAGGTGGGACGATGCTCGTACTCGGAATTTTGACAAAACCATTAAGCTTCGTATTCATTATACAAATGCTCGTGGCAATGTATCTAACGAAGTTGCCTCTATTATTCGGAACTTCTCCATTAATGCCTCCTCAAGCTCCGCCAATTTTCGGAATTTGGGCAGTACTACATGAAATTCGTTCAGAGTATTCCCAGTTACTTGGATGTTTGTTTTTATATTTATCTGGACCAGGTCATTTTGCTTTTGATTCTGTTTTAAAGCGGAGAATATTAACAACTTGA